Proteins from one Hydrogenophaga sp. SL48 genomic window:
- a CDS encoding sugar ABC transporter substrate-binding protein produces the protein MKKLLVAAAVSTTLLAPLAAHAQKVGLAMAELDTFLTLLKNGTLDAAKKSGATVQVEDAQADVGKQLSQIQNFIAQKVDAIIVNPVDTDVTPKITKMVTDAKIPLVYVNRKPVDFAKLPAGVAFVASDETVSGTLQTQQVCKLLKGKGDVLVLMGDLSNEAARTRTQDIEDVVKTKECSGLKIADKREGKWSRTNGQDLTTNWLSSGVKFDAIIANNDEMALGAINALKASKKWTPASIVAGIDATPDALASMKAGDLKVTVFQNAAGQGAGAVESALKLIKKQPVDRFVNVPFELVTPENLSKYSGKN, from the coding sequence ATGAAGAAACTTCTCGTCGCAGCCGCCGTGTCCACCACCCTGCTGGCCCCGCTGGCCGCCCACGCCCAGAAAGTCGGCCTGGCCATGGCCGAGCTGGACACCTTCCTGACCCTGCTCAAGAACGGCACGCTGGACGCCGCCAAAAAATCAGGCGCGACCGTGCAGGTGGAAGATGCCCAGGCCGACGTGGGCAAGCAGCTGAGCCAGATCCAGAACTTCATCGCCCAGAAGGTGGACGCGATCATCGTCAACCCGGTGGACACCGACGTGACGCCCAAGATCACCAAGATGGTGACCGACGCCAAGATCCCCCTGGTCTACGTGAACCGCAAGCCGGTGGACTTCGCCAAGCTGCCGGCCGGCGTGGCCTTCGTGGCATCGGACGAAACAGTCTCCGGCACACTGCAGACGCAACAGGTCTGCAAGCTGCTCAAAGGCAAGGGCGACGTGCTGGTGCTGATGGGCGATCTCTCCAACGAAGCCGCTCGCACCCGCACGCAGGACATCGAGGACGTGGTCAAGACCAAGGAGTGCTCGGGCCTCAAGATCGCCGACAAGCGCGAAGGCAAGTGGAGCCGCACCAACGGCCAGGATCTGACCACCAACTGGCTGTCCTCGGGCGTGAAGTTCGATGCCATCATCGCCAACAACGACGAGATGGCCCTGGGCGCGATCAACGCGCTGAAGGCGTCCAAGAAGTGGACCCCCGCTTCCATCGTCGCCGGCATCGACGCCACACCCGACGCGCTGGCCTCGATGAAGGCCGGCGACCTGAAGGTCACCGTGTTCCAGAACGCCGCCGGACAGGGCGCGGGCGCCGTCGAGTCGGCCCTCAAGCTGATCAAGAAGCAGCCCGTGGACCGTTTCGTGAACGTGCCGTTCGAGCTGGTCACGCCCGAGAACCTGAGCAAGTACAGCGGCAAGAACTGA
- a CDS encoding substrate-binding domain-containing protein, producing MTDQLLPGRGRARRAMWTAVVCGALLTPLAAQAQKIGFAVSEQDTFLSLLKDGVVDAGKKSGASILIEDAKGSKSRQLDQIRSWVAQRVDAIVVVPVDTEATRVITHMVNEARIPLVYVNRKPADFEQWPPGVALVASDEKVSGTLQAEEVCRLLNGKGRIVVLMGLLSNEAARTRTQDVDDVLATPACRGIKVLDRRLGSWDRVRARNITLNLVATSATTGKTFDAVVANNDEMALGAIEALKAAKVWTPGFIVAGIDATPDALASMKAGELKVTVLQNAAGQGASAVATALQLIKKQPVPRFVDVPFELVTPASLNPRPPKP from the coding sequence ATGACCGACCAGCTTCTTCCCGGGCGGGGCAGGGCCCGGCGCGCGATGTGGACGGCCGTAGTCTGCGGCGCCCTGCTGACGCCGCTGGCCGCGCAGGCCCAGAAGATCGGGTTTGCCGTGTCGGAACAGGACACGTTCCTGAGCCTGTTGAAGGACGGCGTGGTGGACGCGGGCAAGAAATCCGGCGCGAGCATCCTGATCGAAGACGCCAAGGGCAGCAAGAGCCGGCAGCTCGACCAGATCCGCAGCTGGGTCGCCCAGCGGGTCGACGCCATCGTGGTGGTTCCGGTGGACACCGAGGCCACCCGGGTGATCACCCACATGGTCAACGAGGCCCGGATTCCGCTGGTGTACGTGAACCGGAAGCCGGCCGATTTTGAGCAATGGCCCCCAGGTGTGGCGCTGGTGGCGTCCGACGAAAAGGTGTCGGGCACCCTGCAGGCCGAGGAGGTTTGCCGCCTGCTGAACGGCAAGGGCCGCATCGTGGTCTTGATGGGCCTGCTGTCCAACGAGGCCGCCCGCACCCGCACCCAGGACGTTGACGACGTGCTGGCCACACCCGCCTGCCGTGGCATCAAGGTTCTCGACAGGCGCCTGGGCAGCTGGGACCGCGTGCGCGCCCGGAACATCACCCTCAACCTCGTGGCCACCAGCGCCACGACCGGCAAGACATTCGACGCCGTGGTGGCCAACAACGACGAGATGGCCCTCGGCGCGATCGAAGCCCTCAAGGCGGCCAAGGTGTGGACACCCGGGTTCATCGTGGCGGGCATCGACGCCACCCCCGACGCGCTGGCCTCCATGAAGGCGGGGGAGCTGAAAGTGACCGTGCTGCAGAACGCGGCGGGGCAGGGCGCCAGCGCGGTGGCCACCGCGCTCCAGCTGATCAAGAAACAACCGGTTCCCCGTTTCGTGGATGTGCCGTTCGAGCTGGTCACGCCGGCGAGCCTGAATCCACGGCCCCCCAAGCCCTGA
- a CDS encoding bifunctional 5-dehydro-2-deoxygluconokinase/5-dehydro-2-deoxyphosphogluconate aldolase — protein MSQLPFPQGRRHDLACLGRLAVDLYAQQFGSRLEDARSLAMYLGGSSANLAFGVARLGCRSAMISRVGDEQMGRFLTESLRAEGCDTSQVQVDPERLTALVLLGLKDRDTFPLLFVRENCADMAIDAAAIDEAFIAQCRALAITGTHLSTPGTRAAAHKALQAARRSGTVTVLDIDYRPVLWGLTGRGAGENRFVDDAGVTRQLQASLPLFDLLVGTEEEFFIAGGVADELIASLRAVRALCPTAALVVKRGALGCCVIEGDVPDDIDAAPTYRGERVEVLNVLGAGDAFLSGLMASLLQGKDWAESTQVANACGAIVVSRHACSAAMPTPAELAHWFGGSRNPQVDADEQLAHLHRVTAARPSWEDLCVMAFDHRSQFYDIARAAGAAESRIPALKKLLVQAAEQVERSRQLQGHTGVLIDGGDYGRDALASATGRGWWVGRPVELPGSRPLRFDGTRSVGSALIHWPTEQVVKCLVHYHPDDHFELRLQQEQTVLELWEATRESGNELLLEIIPPKAMTPDGTADAAVLRAVKRFYNLGVKPEWWKLAPMQEQGWRDLEALISERDRHCRGAVILGLNQPLDFLAASFANATNPIVKGFMVGRTLWVDASMKWFKGEMDDAAFVDEVARNFAVLVDAWKTRHTAQRAAA, from the coding sequence ATGAGCCAACTACCATTTCCACAAGGTCGCCGCCACGACCTGGCCTGCCTGGGCCGGCTGGCCGTGGACCTCTACGCCCAGCAGTTCGGCAGCCGCCTCGAAGATGCGCGCAGCCTGGCCATGTACCTGGGTGGCAGCTCGGCCAACCTGGCCTTCGGCGTGGCGCGCCTGGGCTGCAGGAGCGCCATGATCTCGCGCGTCGGCGACGAGCAGATGGGCCGCTTCCTCACCGAGAGCCTGCGCGCCGAAGGCTGCGACACCAGCCAGGTGCAGGTGGACCCGGAGCGCCTCACGGCCCTGGTGCTGCTGGGCCTGAAGGACCGCGACACCTTCCCGCTGCTGTTCGTGCGCGAGAACTGCGCCGACATGGCGATCGACGCCGCCGCCATTGACGAAGCTTTCATCGCCCAGTGCCGCGCGCTGGCCATCACCGGCACCCACCTCTCGACCCCCGGCACCCGCGCCGCCGCCCACAAGGCGCTGCAGGCCGCGCGCCGCAGCGGCACGGTGACCGTGCTGGATATCGACTACCGCCCGGTGCTCTGGGGCCTGACCGGCCGGGGCGCCGGTGAAAACCGTTTCGTGGACGACGCCGGCGTGACGCGCCAGCTGCAGGCCTCGCTGCCGCTGTTCGACCTGCTGGTCGGCACCGAAGAAGAGTTCTTCATCGCCGGGGGCGTGGCCGACGAACTCATCGCCAGCCTGCGCGCCGTGCGCGCCCTGTGCCCCACGGCCGCGCTGGTGGTCAAACGCGGCGCGCTGGGCTGCTGCGTGATCGAAGGCGACGTGCCCGACGACATCGATGCCGCGCCCACCTACCGCGGCGAGCGCGTGGAGGTGCTCAACGTGCTGGGCGCGGGCGACGCTTTCCTGTCGGGCCTGATGGCCAGCCTGCTGCAGGGCAAGGACTGGGCCGAGTCCACCCAGGTCGCCAACGCCTGCGGCGCCATCGTGGTCTCGCGCCACGCCTGCTCCGCCGCCATGCCCACGCCGGCCGAGCTGGCCCACTGGTTCGGCGGCAGCCGGAACCCCCAGGTGGACGCCGATGAGCAGCTGGCGCACCTGCATCGAGTGACCGCCGCGCGCCCGAGCTGGGAAGACCTGTGCGTGATGGCCTTTGACCACCGCAGCCAGTTCTACGACATCGCGCGCGCCGCCGGGGCCGCCGAATCGCGCATCCCCGCGCTGAAAAAACTGCTGGTGCAAGCCGCCGAACAGGTCGAGCGCAGCCGCCAGCTGCAGGGCCACACCGGCGTGCTGATCGACGGCGGCGACTACGGCCGCGACGCGCTGGCCAGCGCCACCGGCCGGGGCTGGTGGGTCGGCCGCCCGGTCGAACTGCCGGGCTCGCGTCCGCTGCGCTTCGACGGCACGCGCTCGGTGGGCAGCGCGCTGATCCACTGGCCGACCGAGCAGGTCGTCAAGTGCCTGGTGCACTACCACCCGGACGATCACTTTGAATTGCGCCTGCAGCAGGAACAGACCGTGCTGGAGCTGTGGGAAGCCACGCGCGAGAGCGGCAACGAGCTGCTGCTGGAAATCATTCCGCCGAAAGCGATGACGCCCGACGGCACCGCCGATGCCGCCGTGCTGCGCGCGGTCAAGCGCTTCTACAACCTGGGCGTGAAGCCCGAGTGGTGGAAACTCGCGCCCATGCAGGAACAGGGCTGGCGCGACCTGGAGGCCCTCATCAGCGAACGCGACCGCCACTGCCGAGGCGCCGTGATCCTGGGCCTGAACCAGCCGCTGGACTTCCTGGCGGCGAGCTTCGCCAACGCCACCAACCCCATCGTCAAAGGCTTCATGGTCGGGCGCACGCTGTGGGTGGACGCTTCGATGAAATGGTTCAAGGGTGAGATGGATGATGCGGCTTTTGTGGACGAAGTGGCCCGCAACTTTGCGGTGCTTGTTGATGCCTGGAAGACCCGCCACACGGCCCAGCGCGCCGCAGCCTGA
- the iolD gene encoding 3D-(3,5/4)-trihydroxycyclohexane-1,2-dione acylhydrolase (decyclizing) encodes MKTQRLTMAQALVKHLAALRMEVEHLDGRASIEPYCGGVFTIFGHGNVAGMGEALVAERERLTTYRAHNEQTMAHAAIAFAKAQFRQRIMAVSTSIGPGATNLVTAAAVAHVNRLPVLLLPGDVFATRRPDPVLQQIESFGQGDVSASDCFRPVTRYFDRLTRPEHILTALPRAIQTMTDPAHCGPACLSLPQDVQAMAFDCPEDFLNPGVLRFRRPPADERELANAIALLRTAQRPLIVAGGGVLYSQAWAALRAFAEAHGVPVVESHGGKSSLPWDHPLNLGAIGVDGVSWANDMAREADVVFAVGTRLQDFTTGSHALFPQAKLLSLNVQPYDAGKWSGAALVADARVGLGQLGTGLAGWTADAAWTARAKQQAAAANARITELTTNVPKDMLPYDAEVIGAVRDSATELGLDSGTRDVVLCAAGTLPAELHKLWRASLPGNYHMEYGYSCMGYEVAGGLGVKMARPGQESIVMVGDGSYMMANSELATSVMLGQKMIVVILDNRGYGCIERLQLKTGSPSFNNMLDDCVPEGGERSTIDFAMHARSMGADAVHVKDVAELKAAMVKARQAKRTQVIVIDTTHTRITDGGCWWEVAIPEVSQRPGVNAAHANHLIAQNGQRL; translated from the coding sequence ATGAAAACCCAACGACTCACGATGGCGCAGGCGCTGGTGAAGCACCTGGCCGCCCTGCGGATGGAGGTGGAACACCTTGACGGCCGCGCCTCGATCGAACCCTACTGCGGTGGCGTGTTCACCATCTTCGGCCACGGCAACGTGGCCGGCATGGGCGAGGCCCTGGTGGCCGAGCGCGAGCGCCTGACCACCTACCGCGCCCACAACGAACAGACCATGGCGCACGCGGCCATCGCATTTGCCAAGGCCCAGTTCCGCCAGCGCATCATGGCCGTGTCCACCAGCATCGGCCCGGGCGCGACCAACCTGGTCACGGCGGCGGCGGTGGCGCATGTGAACCGCCTGCCGGTGCTGCTGCTGCCCGGCGACGTGTTCGCCACCCGCCGCCCCGACCCGGTGCTGCAGCAGATCGAAAGCTTCGGCCAGGGCGACGTGAGCGCGAGCGATTGCTTCCGCCCGGTCACGCGTTACTTCGACCGCCTCACGCGCCCCGAACACATCCTGACCGCGCTGCCGCGCGCGATCCAGACCATGACGGACCCGGCCCACTGCGGCCCGGCCTGCCTCTCGCTGCCGCAGGACGTGCAAGCCATGGCCTTCGACTGCCCCGAGGACTTCCTGAACCCAGGCGTGCTGCGCTTCCGCCGCCCGCCCGCGGATGAACGTGAACTGGCCAACGCCATCGCGCTGCTGCGCACCGCCCAACGCCCGCTCATCGTGGCCGGCGGTGGCGTGCTCTACAGCCAGGCCTGGGCCGCGCTGCGCGCCTTCGCCGAGGCGCACGGCGTGCCGGTGGTCGAGTCGCACGGTGGCAAGAGCAGCCTGCCCTGGGACCACCCGCTCAACCTGGGCGCCATCGGTGTCGACGGCGTGTCCTGGGCCAACGACATGGCGCGCGAGGCCGACGTGGTGTTCGCCGTCGGCACCCGCCTGCAGGACTTCACCACCGGATCACACGCGCTGTTCCCACAGGCGAAGCTGCTGAGCCTGAACGTGCAGCCCTACGACGCCGGCAAGTGGAGCGGCGCCGCGCTGGTGGCCGACGCCCGCGTGGGCCTGGGCCAACTCGGAACGGGCCTGGCCGGCTGGACCGCTGACGCCGCCTGGACGGCGCGCGCCAAACAGCAGGCCGCTGCCGCCAACGCCCGCATCACCGAGCTCACCACGAACGTGCCCAAGGACATGCTGCCCTACGACGCCGAGGTGATCGGTGCGGTGCGCGACTCGGCCACCGAGCTGGGCCTGGACAGCGGCACTCGCGACGTGGTGCTGTGTGCCGCCGGCACGCTGCCGGCCGAGCTGCACAAGCTCTGGCGCGCCAGTTTGCCGGGCAACTACCACATGGAGTACGGCTACTCGTGCATGGGCTACGAAGTGGCCGGCGGCCTGGGCGTGAAGATGGCCCGGCCCGGGCAGGAGTCCATCGTCATGGTGGGCGACGGCTCCTACATGATGGCCAACTCCGAGCTGGCGACCTCGGTCATGCTGGGCCAGAAAATGATCGTCGTGATCCTCGACAACCGGGGCTACGGCTGCATCGAGCGCCTGCAGCTCAAGACCGGCAGCCCGAGCTTCAACAACATGCTCGACGACTGCGTGCCCGAAGGTGGCGAGCGCAGCACCATCGACTTCGCGATGCACGCGCGGTCCATGGGGGCCGACGCGGTGCATGTGAAAGACGTGGCCGAGCTCAAGGCCGCCATGGTCAAAGCCCGTCAGGCGAAGCGGACCCAGGTCATCGTGATCGACACCACCCACACCCGCATCACCGACGGTGGCTGCTGGTGGGAGGTGGCGATTCCCGAGGTGTCTCAGCGCCCCGGGGTCAACGCGGCGCACGCGAACCACCTGATCGCGCAGAACGGGCAGCGCCTGTGA
- the iolE gene encoding myo-inosose-2 dehydratase produces the protein MSWNVRIGINPLSWMNDDLPSLGGETPLETALKEGKEIGYEGFELGNKFPKDGPGLKAKLDQFGLACVSGWYSGFLAELEPGQDNAQAVAAEVERCKAHMSKLQFNGVKVVVYGECAGTVQGQIDTPVSKRPQFASDALWQAYAERLNAFGEHLLKTYGIQLAYHHHMGAYVESPADVDKLMALTDPAKVFLLFDTGHAYFGGAANPVDLLNKHVKRVVHVHCKDVRTPVIAQARNDGWSFLNGVINGTFTVPGDGSIDYAATLKTLKDNGYQGWLVVEAEQDPAVAPSYEYAQKGYRTLRGLVDSLN, from the coding sequence ATGAGCTGGAACGTCCGCATTGGCATCAACCCCCTGTCGTGGATGAACGACGACCTGCCGTCCCTGGGCGGCGAAACCCCGCTGGAGACCGCGCTGAAGGAAGGCAAGGAGATCGGCTACGAAGGCTTCGAGCTGGGCAACAAGTTCCCGAAAGACGGCCCGGGCCTCAAGGCCAAGCTCGATCAGTTCGGCCTGGCCTGCGTGTCGGGCTGGTACTCCGGCTTCCTGGCCGAGCTGGAGCCGGGCCAGGACAACGCCCAGGCCGTGGCCGCCGAAGTCGAACGCTGCAAAGCCCACATGAGCAAGCTGCAGTTCAACGGTGTGAAGGTCGTGGTGTACGGCGAATGCGCCGGCACCGTGCAGGGCCAGATCGACACGCCCGTGTCCAAGCGCCCGCAGTTTGCGAGCGACGCGCTCTGGCAGGCCTACGCCGAACGCCTGAACGCCTTCGGCGAGCACCTGCTCAAGACCTACGGCATCCAGCTCGCCTACCACCACCACATGGGCGCGTATGTGGAGTCGCCGGCCGACGTGGACAAGCTGATGGCGCTGACCGACCCGGCCAAGGTGTTCCTGCTGTTCGACACCGGTCACGCCTACTTCGGCGGCGCGGCCAACCCAGTGGACCTGCTGAACAAGCACGTCAAGCGTGTGGTGCACGTGCACTGCAAGGACGTGCGCACGCCCGTGATCGCGCAGGCGCGCAACGACGGCTGGAGCTTCTTGAACGGCGTGATCAACGGCACCTTCACCGTGCCGGGCGATGGCAGCATCGACTACGCCGCCACGCTCAAGACGCTGAAGGACAACGGCTACCAAGGCTGGCTGGTGGTCGAGGCCGAGCAGGACCCGGCCGTGGCGCCGAGCTACGAATACGCGCAGAAGGGCTACCGGACCCTGCGCGGCCTGGTGGACTCGCTGAACTGA
- a CDS encoding sugar ABC transporter ATP-binding protein — MSDTATLERPAPAGQVAPPPLLEIRGIRKAFPGVVALDNVGFQLRAGTVHALMGENGAGKSTLMKIIAGVYTPDKGEIRLKGQPVTLKSPIDALSQGIAMIHQELNLMPHMTVAENVWITREPKNRFGFVDHTELRRRTEALFARLNIHIDPLAEVQTLSVASRQMVEIAKAVSYNSDVLIMDEPTSALTETEVAHLFDIIRTLRAQGKGIIYITHKMNELFEIADEFSVFRDGQYIATHASSDVTRDDIIKMMVGREITQMFPKETVPIGEVVLSVRNLSLKGVFDDVSFDIRAGEILGLAGLVGSGRSNVAETLFGVTPATSGSITINGQAMVMDTPAKAMGAGMAFLTEDRKDTGCFLCLDIQTNAEMAVLNQRYVNKLGFVQSSQLTKDSIEMARRLRVKTPDMQEIIQNLSGGNQQKVLVARWLLTHPKILILDEPTRGIDVGAKAEIHKLVSELAGQGVAILMISSEMPEVLGMSDRVAVMHQGRITGILDRSEATQVSVMDLAAK, encoded by the coding sequence ATGTCTGATACAGCCACCCTCGAACGACCGGCCCCGGCCGGTCAGGTCGCCCCCCCGCCACTGCTGGAAATACGCGGCATCCGCAAGGCCTTCCCCGGCGTGGTCGCGCTGGACAACGTGGGCTTCCAGCTGCGCGCCGGCACCGTGCACGCCCTGATGGGCGAAAACGGCGCGGGCAAGTCCACGCTGATGAAGATCATTGCCGGCGTCTACACGCCGGACAAGGGCGAGATCCGCCTCAAGGGCCAGCCCGTCACACTCAAGTCGCCCATCGATGCGCTGAGCCAGGGCATCGCCATGATCCACCAGGAACTCAACCTGATGCCGCACATGACGGTGGCCGAGAACGTGTGGATCACCCGCGAACCCAAGAACCGTTTCGGCTTCGTGGACCACACCGAACTCCGGCGCCGCACCGAAGCGCTGTTCGCGCGCCTGAACATCCACATCGATCCGCTGGCCGAGGTCCAGACCCTGTCGGTGGCGAGCCGCCAGATGGTGGAGATCGCCAAGGCCGTGTCCTACAACTCGGACGTGCTGATCATGGACGAGCCCACCTCGGCGCTGACCGAGACCGAAGTGGCGCACCTGTTCGACATCATCCGCACGCTGCGCGCGCAGGGCAAAGGCATCATCTACATCACCCACAAGATGAACGAGCTGTTCGAGATCGCCGACGAGTTCTCGGTGTTCCGCGACGGCCAGTACATCGCCACCCACGCCTCCAGCGATGTGACCCGCGACGACATCATCAAGATGATGGTGGGCCGCGAGATCACGCAGATGTTCCCCAAGGAGACCGTGCCCATCGGCGAGGTCGTGCTCTCGGTCAGGAACCTGAGCCTCAAGGGCGTGTTCGACGACGTGAGCTTCGACATCCGCGCGGGCGAGATCCTGGGCCTGGCCGGCCTGGTGGGCTCGGGCCGCTCCAACGTGGCCGAAACGCTGTTCGGCGTGACGCCGGCCACCAGCGGCAGCATCACCATCAACGGACAAGCCATGGTGATGGACACCCCGGCCAAGGCCATGGGCGCCGGCATGGCCTTCCTGACCGAAGACCGCAAGGACACCGGCTGCTTCCTGTGCCTGGACATCCAGACCAACGCCGAGATGGCCGTGCTCAACCAGCGCTACGTGAACAAGCTGGGCTTTGTGCAGAGCTCGCAGCTGACCAAGGACAGCATCGAGATGGCGCGGCGCCTGCGCGTCAAGACGCCCGACATGCAGGAGATCATCCAGAACCTCTCGGGCGGCAACCAGCAGAAGGTGCTGGTGGCGCGCTGGCTGCTGACCCACCCCAAGATCCTGATCCTGGACGAACCCACGCGCGGCATCGACGTCGGTGCCAAGGCCGAGATCCACAAACTGGTGAGCGAGCTCGCTGGCCAGGGCGTGGCGATCCTGATGATCTCTTCCGAAATGCCCGAGGTGCTGGGCATGAGCGACCGCGTCGCGGTCATGCACCAGGGCCGCATCACCGGCATCCTCGACCGTTCTGAAGCCACCCAGGTCAGCGTGATGGAC
- the iolB gene encoding 5-deoxy-glucuronate isomerase: MVSPLLAKAAPAGREIVNVTPERAGWTHVGFRALRLASGESEAVESGERELCLVVLTGTVDVTIDGETHANLGIRNSVFDEVSPAAVYVPPGKVVHIRAVRAAEVALCSAPADARNRKVSVLDPAKMKRSVRGKGTNTRYVCDILPHDDPTAAHLLVVEVMTPASHSSSYPPHKHDQETPPTETLLEETYYHRLNPPQGFAFQRVYTDDRSLDEACAVEDHDVVMVPRGYHPVVAPHGYDLYYLNVMAGPNRFWVFKNDPAHEWMLE, translated from the coding sequence ATGGTCAGTCCTTTGCTTGCCAAAGCCGCGCCCGCCGGGCGCGAGATCGTCAACGTCACCCCCGAGCGCGCCGGCTGGACGCACGTGGGCTTTCGCGCCCTGCGCCTGGCGTCCGGCGAATCCGAAGCGGTGGAATCCGGTGAGCGCGAGCTGTGTCTGGTGGTGCTCACCGGCACGGTGGACGTGACCATCGACGGTGAAACCCACGCCAACCTGGGCATCCGCAACAGCGTGTTCGACGAGGTGTCGCCGGCCGCGGTGTATGTGCCACCGGGCAAGGTGGTGCACATCCGCGCGGTGCGGGCGGCCGAGGTGGCGCTGTGCAGCGCGCCGGCCGATGCGCGCAACCGCAAGGTCAGCGTGCTGGACCCGGCGAAGATGAAGCGCAGCGTGCGCGGCAAGGGCACCAACACGCGGTATGTCTGCGACATCCTGCCGCACGACGACCCGACGGCGGCGCACCTGCTGGTGGTGGAGGTGATGACCCCCGCCAGCCATTCGAGCAGCTACCCGCCGCACAAGCACGACCAGGAAACGCCGCCCACGGAAACCCTGCTGGAAGAGACCTATTACCACCGCCTCAACCCGCCGCAAGGCTTTGCCTTCCAGCGGGTCTACACCGACGACCGCAGCCTGGACGAGGCCTGCGCGGTGGAAGACCACGACGTGGTGATGGTGCCGCGCGGTTACCACCCCGTGGTGGCGCCGCACGGCTACGACCTGTACTACCTGAACGTGATGGCGGGGCCGAACCGCTTCTGGGTCTTCAAGAACGACCCGGCACACGAGTGGATGCTGGAGTAG